TTGGAACTTAGTTAGCCACTAGAGCTTGcggaaagtttccgtatggcgccaccacatttttcattcgatatgaaattaacctcaatgagatatccctttctgtataaacgagtgaaaaagtggtggcgccatacggaaagttatccgagcttgctctatggttagCCTGCGCCGATTACACGGTTTTGACGGTTACATAACAATTTAACCGATAACATATTAACCGATCATCCAGCAACACAAATTACGTTTTTAACGGTTCAGATAATAAAACTGTAACGAACTTTGCAGACCTCATTttgattataatattattattatgacattaattatttttcaataattattCTTGTTCATACAGGGTAGCCCCATCATTGTCAAAACATTGTTCTCCCTGGGTGCTCTAGATTGTGATTTAAACAACACACAATCTTGACAGTGACAATCTGCGCAGTTGTCTGTGTGACACAAGCAGCGATCATTTAAAATGACAGGCTTGACCTGTTTGTTATTTCGCTACTTTGGCAGCAATCTTGAAATATAAAATGTAAAGTCCCTCCCGCTTCCCTTTTTTACTCGGCCTCATGTCAAACACAAATTTTTAGTTATTGAATTTCCTTTCATATAATGCAAAGATATTGGCCCTTGGGTTCTGCTCGCCCTTGGACTGTTGGaccttgtttttgaaaaattggtctagctaaaAAAATTGGAAACCGGAGAGCGTACATTAAGGCACAGGAAACCTTATCCATAATTTGTCCTACTGCCTTGACTGACTGAAAACTGTCAACTATCACTGTTACTAACAGTGTGACATAAggccaaaaaaaacaaacattgtgtaGCGTCCTccttttgaaaaatattatttgaaaataatttttaaaaggaGGCCGCGTCTAAAAAGGAAGCCAACAGGGATgcttaaacaaatatttgaaacaaaagaGGTAGggacttttattttaaaaatcagGCTTTATGAGGAGATAAGagagaaatattttgttatgttacAAAGGGCTCTTCCATTCGTACTGTCACTAAAGGAAACGGCAAAACATTGGCCATTGCCTCTGTGCatttccagggcccaatttcatagagcagaaATGaggaggataccagtcacaaattgcacttgtgacatggtagtttggctggtaaccttattctggtaattaatattctttatccccgatgcaaatttaacatctattaaatcgtttgcagtaccctctgctaaaacataggattcgaactgtctCCAGctatctcggtggtctagttggtatgacactgctctagaattgcaaaggtcgtgggttcgaatcccacccgagtaaaatgcgtgtgatttttttcacaggactcagggaaagtactgattatacagtgctacatacatcggtgtatatgggtaaaaaccaaaattaattattctggtaagcgtaatttttTTACGCCACTAgttattttttgtgcttttaaaagcaactatgaaattttgccaagGGCTGGGCGTTATAATACAATTCAATGATTGCAGAGAAGACCcaagctcaatttcatagagctgctatagcAAAAAATAGTATAGCAAAACAatattatgcttactagaatatggttaccagccaaaatacaaatCTTCGTACAAcctatgactggtatcctgcaattTTGTTGCATAGCAAAAACATTTTCAGCAGTGTTGTCTGCTTCGTTGGTTCTTTGAATTTGGGTCCCCAGTTTAAAACAAGAGTCTGCACTCAAAATCACCAGATTCATATTCTTCAAGTACGctctaatcctccaatcagattcgcagaatggagtggtgataaaaacctataatGCACGGCTAATATAGGACTCTAAATTCTGCTGTATCAACCATTGGTTATTTGTATCATAAGGTAACAATTGCCATTTTACAACCATTCATATTCTCACACATTGTATTCAATCTCTAATCTATGCTGTATCATCCATTGGTTATTTGCACGAATAGGTAACTGGAATCGGACTAAGTCAGGCTATCCAAGTACAGCTGGTACCACAGCCTGTATTGCCATCATCAGAGGGAGACACATGTATGTGGCTCACGTTGGGGACTCTCGTGCGGTGCTTGGCGTCAACACCCACACTTCACGCTTTCTCAAAGCTCGGGCAGTTACCATCGACCATAAACCGGAATCTCCAAAGGAGGTGAAGAGGATAGAAGCAATCGGAGGACAGGTGCTCGCCAAGAATGGTGTACAGAGGGTGGTGTGGGAACGCACGAAGCTGAGTCATACTGGACCGGTCAGAAGAAGCACTAATGTGGATAAGATTCCATTTCTAGCAGTTGCAAGATCATTAGGTAAGGTTCGTTTTATATGCCATGGATAGTTCCCTTTTCAGGCAACTTTGATTTAGGCTTTGAGCTTGGTCAAGTgttcttatttgtttttctacaCAGCCAAAAGATTCATCAACCAATCGTGCAATACAATTCTGAGGTTTTAGCCTGAAACAAAGGCATAGCTGCTGCCAGCTCTCCcagattctgcagaaagttccctgaaattAAACCAATATTTCCATGTTcaggtttaaaacaaaatctggaAAACTCCCCAACTCTGAAATTTGTGTATCCATATTGTTGGGTGTAGTTCTAAATAACTCCCTacttgcaagatgcaaatgatAGCAGCTCTGCCGGGGCAAAATGTCATCCCGGATGTAGGTATTTTTGTGTGCATAAATTGGATTAAAACTGGAAAGCATTATCTTTGAAAAGGTTGATCTAAACCAAATGAATAAAGAAAATAGAATGTGCTGTGTGCCACTTGGCAAAGTGGTGACTGCTTTGTAACTTtctaaacattgtttaaaatgtcGTCTCTTTATCAAAATGTCTCTCTCAGGTGATCTATGGAGTTACAGCACGCTACACGATGACTACGTTGTGTCGCCATCGCCAGATATTAGTCATCACATTCTTAACCCTAAGGTTCACAAGTGCCTGGTTCTAGGAAGCGATGGCCTCTGGAACATGCTCAGCTCTAGCGAATCAATCTACATCATCTCCTTGTATAACTTCGAAAAGAGCAGGGTAAGTACAGTTACttgtaagtaggatttaaaactttgcatggtggggatgcagtcttggtcatgttccctgtatccaacaaCAGTAACGGATTCTGAGAATCATTCTGATATTCATTGTataaaaaggaaccagactaattctCCTTGCAGCCTCAGTTtgattacattgatttgaatgggagacaATCAAGATGGcagcaccatgataaaggtcatagagttatatataaaaactagaGGGCTCACTGGCCTATAaacgcgacccggcatgcgcgcaggcggccattttctaagttgacaaaacaggcattgcttagcggTGTTTGCGCTGCCATTTTgtgagttgaaaaaaaaacagtatcgCGTAGCgctcaataaacacaaactccaacgtgtgtttcatattcaatgcAGAATGGTGCACGTGTGTCTCCGTGCGATctcgtcgcgtttgtgcaagaagtatcaccagtgcgccctctagtttttATATACAACTATTATAAAGGTCTATACTACCCAGGGCTCTGCCTGTGCACAACCTAGCTTATACGTGCAAACTGTGTGTCGATccgcaaaaaaataacaaatgtatATTAATTCTTTTCAAAAGTAATCAAAATATAACCAAATAGAATGCTCCAAATTGAACAGAGCGTTAAAACCAACATTCTAAAGACCTTGTTTCACTTCAGAATTCTACAACAAATTTTGATGCAGAATGcattggacactactggtatttactcaaaataattattagcataaaaccttacttggtatttttGGTAATAGGTaatggttgatggtataaaacattgtaagaaatggctcccaatgaagtgccatagtttttgagaaagaagtaattttccacaaatttgattttgggacctcagatttagaacttgaggtctcaaaatcaaccatctaaaagcacacaacttcatgtgagctcaaattttcacaggtttgttattttatgcatatgttgagatacaccaactgtgaaggctagtctttgacaattaccaaaagtgtccactgcctttaaaaaggatCAGTGGTGTAAAAACTTCAGTTCAAAACCACAACAACTCAAGTCCATGTTGTCACCTCAAACTCATACAGAAGTACCTAATTATTTTGCCTTCTTCTTTTGACCATAGATATCGTACTTTTAGTCTGCCTCCttcactaattaattacttttctCTCCCTCTTCCCATCATTGAATTTCTCTTTTGCGTTCCCAACCTTGTGGTCAAACCAGCACCATACCAGACCCAGCccctatttttattttgtcttgcCCATTGCATCaccacattttaaaaatttgttgatGCTCCTTTTCTGGTTTGTCTTGTTTgggttttgtcttcttctttttttctctacaATGAGAGGGCGAAGTGGGATAGCGTCTAGATAGGTTTTATGCTTTTTCGGCATTCCTAAGGCCTGCATCTCTGTTGCATCTCTGTTTAAGTGGTGCGTCTGTgtcttgtaaatattttttttttttcccccgcttatgttttttccaaattgttttctttaaaaaaggtTATTTCGTTTTCTTAACTGTATTGCCTAATTTATAATCTaatgaatatttttaaaaaaatacaacaaggtTGATCCTGTTTTTCAATATTGACATTGCAATAAATCTTAATACATTTTTTCCTCGTGTCTTGTAGGGTGAGAAGATGCGAGAAACAATCTCTCAACGTCTGGTGAAGAATTCGATTAATAGATGGGTAAATCGCTCTCTGCGAGCAGACAACACTACAGCCATAACACTCGTCTTTGACTTCCCTAGAGAAAAACCTAAACCAACAGACACTGAAAAGAGTGGAAGTCCTTCAACAACTAAGGAGAGCAGTCCAACGAAAGCAAAGAAGGAGAGCAGTCCAACGAAAGCAAAGGAGGAGAGCAGTCCAACGAAAGCCAACAAGGAGAGCAGTCCAACGAAAGCCAACAAGGAGAGCAGTCCAACGAAAGCCAACAAGGAGAGCAGTCCAACGAAAGCCAACAAGGAGAGCAGTCCAACGAAAGCCAACAAGGAGAGCAGTCCAACGAAAGCCAACAAGGTGAGCAGTCCATCGAAAGCCAACAAGGTGAGCAGTCCAACAACGGCCACAGAGGAGGACTGTAAAGAGGAGGACTCTGACGAGGAAGACTCTGACGAAGAGGACTCTGACGAGGAAGTTGACGAGGAAGCTAAAGCGTGTCAAACACCCCGCACAGATATGAGTACTCCTGAAATCTCAAAGGAGGCAGAGCCAGTCGAGGATGAGGGCACAATACTACGTTTGAAAGGCGAGACAGACTTTCTCGGCCTTCAAGGTTTCGGGACCTTCCGCCCGAAGCTGAAGCGTACAAATGCCTACAGAGACTTCACCTTCCGCTTCTGGTACCCAGAGCTTACGGAAGAGGATGTAACAACCAAAGCGTTCTGGGCGAGAAATAGAAAGCGAAGAGTTGAGGAACCCATTTGGGAGGATGACGGGGAGTGGGAGGAATGGAGAGCAGACCAAAGAGAGCATAGAATAGAAGTCTGTGGGGAGTCGTACATCAATTTCCCATACAGCCAAGTAAAAGAAGGTAATAGGTTCAAACCTCACAAGTACACGTCACATCCATCTCCTTGGGTTACCCCTCCAGAGGTTGAGAAAAATTGCAGCTGTTTTGAGTGCAGGAATGATTATCCTGATTTTTGTACAGGATGGACACAGAAGAGAAGGAAAACATCAGCCATTTGGCATGAGCCTGACGAGACTCCAACCTCAAATGGCCAAagctcttcttcttcttcgtttACTAATTCTAACGGGTATGAGAAGCGTAAGGTTGCGAAGAAGCCTGTAACTCCCGTAAAGCAAAAGATCTACAATACGCGTAACTCTTTGATAGAACCGGAGGTACCCCTAGCGCAAAGAGCTCTAAGAAGCCTGAATAAGAAAGCGTCGGAGTCGCCAAAAGGCAAGAAATCTCTCTCGCCCACCAAGAGAACGCTCATCACGCCAGTCAGAAAAAGTAGAAATGGTAGATTGAGATCGGCAAGGCTTCTTAAAACGTGCTAGAATTGGCACATGTTAAGGAGTTAATACGGAGATTAAATCAGTACATAGGGATTGTTTTTACTGCCAacattttccccttttttaactaaaattttaacaaattctgtactttttttcttcttttttttgctcTGCTCggggttgattttttttatacagtccATTATCTACAGACTATACAACTTTGGACCACTCCATCAATCAGAAATTATTCTAGTTGTTTATTGggaggttttcaacaagtgttAAATTTGAGTGACGATTTAGAAATGCCGCACAACttattttattgactgaaaCATTGACCA
Above is a genomic segment from Asterias rubens chromosome 5, eAstRub1.3, whole genome shotgun sequence containing:
- the LOC117290366 gene encoding probable protein phosphatase 2C 71; its protein translation is METGLSSGKSTPKMPPKRQVLGIRVSSDSNKGGRDYMEDMVSIRYERREDNDIAFFGVFDGHGGREAAVFARDMLWDFIKEQRGFESKDPAKVKQAIKEGFLKTQEAMWKKRGNWNRTKSGYPSTAGTTACIAIIRGRHMYVAHVGDSRAVLGVNTHTSRFLKARAVTIDHKPESPKEVKRIEAIGGQVLAKNGVQRVVWERTKLSHTGPVRRSTNVDKIPFLAVARSLGDLWSYSTLHDDYVVSPSPDISHHILNPKVHKCLVLGSDGLWNMLSSSESIYIISLYNFEKSRGEKMRETISQRLVKNSINRWVNRSLRADNTTAITLVFDFPREKPKPTDTEKSGSPSTTKESSPTKAKKESSPTKAKEESSPTKANKESSPTKANKESSPTKANKESSPTKANKESSPTKANKESSPTKANKVSSPSKANKVSSPTTATEEDCKEEDSDEEDSDEEDSDEEVDEEAKACQTPRTDMSTPEISKEAEPVEDEGTILRLKGETDFLGLQGFGTFRPKLKRTNAYRDFTFRFWYPELTEEDVTTKAFWARNRKRRVEEPIWEDDGEWEEWRADQREHRIEVCGESYINFPYSQVKEGNRFKPHKYTSHPSPWVTPPEVEKNCSCFECRNDYPDFCTGWTQKRRKTSAIWHEPDETPTSNGQSSSSSSFTNSNGYEKRKVAKKPVTPVKQKIYNTRNSLIEPEVPLAQRALRSLNKKASESPKGKKSLSPTKRTLITPVRKSRNGRLRSARLLKTC